A region of the Actinomycetota bacterium genome:
CCGTACCGCGCACAGCGGACACGATATGTCCGCATCTCCGCTGCTCCGGATCGGTGAAACCCGCCGGTAGGATGCCGCCGTGCCGCGCGCCCCGTACCTGCTCGCGTTCACCGTGACGGCGTTCGTGACCTTCGCTCCCGCAGCCATTGCACAGGAGACAGATGAGCGGCGCGACTCCGGCGATCTCATCGTTTTGTCGGGCGAGGTGACGATCCGACGGGGAGACCAGGTGGGGGAGGTCATCGTGGGGCGCGGCGCGGTCACCGTCTCCGGTGTGGTTCGAGGCGACGTCATCGTGATGGACGGATCGATCGACGTCGGCGGCCAGGTGAGCGGCAGCGTGGTCGCCGTTGACGGCTCGGTCACGCTCGGACCAGACGCGCAGGTCCTCGGCGACGTGATGGCGCGCGATCGCGTTCGCGCGGATACCGCGTCACGCGTCGGCGGCACCGTACGCGAGGGCGCCGCGTTCACGTTCCGAACGCCGATCGAGCTGTTCGGCCCGCTCGGCACGTGGGTCGCCGTCGCCTTCTCGACGCTCGTTCTCGGCGCTCTGTTGTTGCTCGTCGCGCCGGGAGGGGCGGAAACGGTCGCGCGTGTGGCGCGCGGGTCGCCATGGGCCTCGGGCGGGATCGGCGTAGCCGCGTTCATCCTGATTCCGGCGGTCGGTCTGCTCGCACTCGTATCGCTCGTCGCGCTGCCGTTCGGCCTCGGACTGCTCCTCGCGCTCGCGTTCCTGTGGTCGATCGGCGTCGCGTGGACCGCGTTTGTGATCGGACGAGCGATCTGGGGCGTTCCGCGCTCGGGATGGCTCGCGTTGCTGATCGGATGGGCGATCCTAGCGGCGGTGCTGGCAGTCCCAATCGTCGGCGGAATCGCGTGGTTCGCAGCCGCGGTGTTCGGCCTCGGCACGATGACGTTGGCGGTGTGGCGCGCTCGCCGGACCGGTGGACGTCACCGGCCGGGTGGCAGGATCCCGGCGGAACGCGTCATCGAGGTTCCCGAACGGCGCGAGCCTCAGCCGATGATCACGGAGCGAGCGATGGAGCAGGAAGGCACCGGCATATGAGCGACGAGCTCGTCGGCCGCCTCCGCGAGATCCCGTTGTTCTCGGAGGTCGACGACGAGCACCTTCGTCGCATCGCCGACATGGCGACATCGTTCGAGGTCGGGTCCGGGTTCGTGCTGATCGAACACGGACAGCCGGGGTCGGGCATGTTCGTCGTGATCGATGGGACGATCGAGATCGACTTGCCGAACCACGCACCGTTCACGCGTGGTGCGGGTTCGTTCGTCGGCGAGCTGTCGCTCCTCACCGACACGCCGCGCGTCGCGCGGGTGCGAGCACTGACGCCCGTCCGCGGCGTAGCCATCTCGCGCGCGGAGTTCTGGGAGCTTCTCGATTCCGAACCGCGCGTGGCCGTGGGGATGCTGCCCGAGCTCGCGCGCCGTCTCGTCGAGAGCGAGACGGAGCATGCCTGATCGAGCCGAG
Encoded here:
- a CDS encoding Crp/Fnr family transcriptional regulator, coding for MSDELVGRLREIPLFSEVDDEHLRRIADMATSFEVGSGFVLIEHGQPGSGMFVVIDGTIEIDLPNHAPFTRGAGSFVGELSLLTDTPRVARVRALTPVRGVAISRAEFWELLDSEPRVAVGMLPELARRLVESETEHA
- a CDS encoding polymer-forming cytoskeletal protein translates to MPRAPYLLAFTVTAFVTFAPAAIAQETDERRDSGDLIVLSGEVTIRRGDQVGEVIVGRGAVTVSGVVRGDVIVMDGSIDVGGQVSGSVVAVDGSVTLGPDAQVLGDVMARDRVRADTASRVGGTVREGAAFTFRTPIELFGPLGTWVAVAFSTLVLGALLLLVAPGGAETVARVARGSPWASGGIGVAAFILIPAVGLLALVSLVALPFGLGLLLALAFLWSIGVAWTAFVIGRAIWGVPRSGWLALLIGWAILAAVLAVPIVGGIAWFAAAVFGLGTMTLAVWRARRTGGRHRPGGRIPAERVIEVPERREPQPMITERAMEQEGTGI